Sequence from the Nocardioides exalbidus genome:
GTCACGGTCACGGTCACCAACACCGGCACCTCCGACCTCGGTGGCCAGGCCGTCCCGGTCTACCTGCGCGACGACAACGGCAAGCTCGGCGCCGCCTGGACGTTCGGCGGCGACTTCACCGCGTGCCAGAGCGGGCCGCTGCCCACGCCGTTCACCACCGGCGCGGAGACGGAGATGTGCCTGGTCTACCTGGCACCCGACCGCGCCCGCGTCGACGCGGTGGTCTTCGAGCCCACCGAGGGCTACGACCCGATCACGTGGACGGGTGCGGTGCAGCGACCGGAGTCGTCCCGGAGGTCGAGGGGCGGCTGATTTGGGGACGACCCGCCACGGTTCGACAATGGGGTCATGCCCGTTGTGCCCGACTCCCTCACGCTCGGCTCGCTGCGCGTCGAGACGCCGGTCGTGCTGGCGCCGATGGCCGGCATCACGAACGCCGCCTACCGCCGGCTGTGCGCCGAGCAGGGCGCCGGGCTCTACGTCTCCGAGATGATCACCAGCCGGGGCCTCGTCGAGGGCGACGAGGTCACCCGGAAGATGCTCGTCTTCGACGACCTCGAGACGGTCCGCTCCGTCCAGCTCTACGGCACCGACCCGGTCTACATCGGCAAGGCCGTCGAGATCCTGTGTGCCGACCACGGCGTCGCCCACGTCGACCTCAACTTCGGGTGCCCCGTGCCCAAGGTCACCCGCAAGGGCGGCGGGGGAGCACTGCCGTGGAAGCGGGGCCTGCTCGCCGAGATCCTCGAGCACGCGGTCGCCGCCGCAGCGCCCTACGGCGTCCCGGTGACGATGAAGACCCGCAAGGGCCTCGACGACGACCACCTGACCTACCTCGACGCGGGCCGGATCGCCCAGGAGAGCGGCGTCGCGGCGATCGCGCTCCACGGGCGCACCGTCGTGCAGGCCTACTCCGGCGAGGCCGACTGGGAGGCCATCGGCAACCTGGTGCAGCACGTCGACATCCCCGTGCTCGGCAACGGCGACATCTGGGAGGCGGCCGACGCGTTGCGGATGGTGGAGCAGACCGGTGTCGCCGGCGTCGTCGTGGGACGCGGCTGCCTCGGCCGGCCGTGGCTCTTCCGCGACCTGGCCGCCGCCTTCCACGGTGAGGCCGTCGCCACGCTGCCGACGCTCGGCGAGGTGAAGCAGATGATGCGCCGCCACGCCGAGCTGCTCTCGGAGCACATGGGGGAGGAGCGGGGCTGCAAGGAGTTCCGCAAGCACATCACCTGGTACCTCAAGGGCTTCCCGGCCGGCGGCGAGCTGCGCCACCAGCTCGCCCTGGTCGACTCGCTCGCGAGCCTCGACACGCTGCTCGAGGGCCTCGACGACGCGGCGGCCTTCCCCGAGCGCGAGCTCGGGACCCCGCGTGGTCGCCAGGGCGCCCCGCGCAAGAAGGTGGTCCTCCCCGACGGCTGGCTCGACGACACCGACGGGCGCGGCTCGCACCTGCGTGAGGACGCCGACGAGACCACCGGCGGCTGAGCGGCACCCCTGCGGGTGAGACGGAACACGGGTGATTTAACCGTGGACAATTGGGACAGGGCGAGATTCCTGTGCTTCACTCGATGATCGCGCCGGCGTGGGCACGAGGTCTTCCCCTTCTCCTCCTCGTGGTTCCGGCGCAGTCCCCCGACAGCGACCGCAAAGGATCAGCGCTGTGGCTCAGCATCGCCACAAGCGGGAAACCCCTGCTGCCCCCCGACACAACCGCATCCCCCGAGCCGTCCTCGTGTCCGCGCCGCTCGCCGTCGTGGCGACGATGTCCGCGGTCACCATGGGCGTGCTCGCCGCCGAGCCGGCGACCTCCGACACCGACAACCTGCTCGCCTCGTCGAGCGCGCAGTCGCTGTCCCAGGCGGGCGCCAACAGCACGGCACTGAGCCGGCGCGGCGACACGGTCTCGCGCTCCCAGATCCGCACGGCGGCCAAGGCCGAGTCCGCGGCCCGCCAGGACCTCCAGGTCGACAGGTCGGCCCGCAGGGCCGCCAAGAAGCTCGACGACACGGTGTGGACCACCGAGGCCCTCAACCTCTGGGACGGACCGTCCGCGAAGGCCGAGAAGACGGGCGAGATCGCCGCCATCAAGCAGGTCTCGCTCACCGGCCGCGAGCAGGCGGGCCGCACCCAGATCGTCATCGACGGCCAGTCGCGGTGGGTCACCTCCGACTA
This genomic interval carries:
- the dusB gene encoding tRNA dihydrouridine synthase DusB is translated as MPVVPDSLTLGSLRVETPVVLAPMAGITNAAYRRLCAEQGAGLYVSEMITSRGLVEGDEVTRKMLVFDDLETVRSVQLYGTDPVYIGKAVEILCADHGVAHVDLNFGCPVPKVTRKGGGGALPWKRGLLAEILEHAVAAAAPYGVPVTMKTRKGLDDDHLTYLDAGRIAQESGVAAIALHGRTVVQAYSGEADWEAIGNLVQHVDIPVLGNGDIWEAADALRMVEQTGVAGVVVGRGCLGRPWLFRDLAAAFHGEAVATLPTLGEVKQMMRRHAELLSEHMGEERGCKEFRKHITWYLKGFPAGGELRHQLALVDSLASLDTLLEGLDDAAAFPERELGTPRGRQGAPRKKVVLPDGWLDDTDGRGSHLREDADETTGG